The Daucus carota subsp. sativus chromosome 2, DH1 v3.0, whole genome shotgun sequence genome includes a window with the following:
- the LOC108206517 gene encoding uncharacterized protein LOC108206517 has protein sequence MAGGEACDECKSKCLLLHQRKKDPSPLITTFYKVLYGGYDYWKYLCLPQKISQTIPVLGAGKVYDLEDTNGQRWQVTLGNKDGHLAFNKGWDKFYADHGLREGYSLVFHFMVKSHFVVQIIDKTGLEKRMFPLENGKKRKRSEIDVNSNAVGECQNHSNKQGSVFPGVPDSEARIHGQPMSKNNSSSVKPGDGMYQHVALGDSDIEQVFTINRDSGYKCEEGRSPILGFINLEMRGVDPDGSSDKRTHPSNTSAACNAAARILDENPVSAKVVSGEPPAKVTAPTFFSNSNVSLKKENVAEVGNDHLGDYQSGLGKQSAKVAAPTYCDNNNVYLKRENVAELPAKATAPTFSNNNNLYLKRENMAEVGNDRHGDHQSVLPTGNRAQSHSECRIKSSTTSLNRVQIEEVTGSKKHSSETVTLLKSERMEVGKSPSCEFMSVEKYPKFKERSDQIIGGDEKSNEIHKAVKAEPVDSYNDERLDASALTFTVMVGSKELLELPKSVTLWTCMDKKVVNLKGGDKRVWPVLYHQKLGIKALTSGWKNFFLSNKLRIGDECTFILENESETIFRIDVKR, from the exons ATGGCCGGTGGAGAAGCATGTGATGAGTGCAAATCGAAGTGCTTATTACTTCATCAAAGGAAAAAGGACCCGTCTCCCCTGATTACTACTTTTTACAAAGTCCTTTATGGAGGTTATGATTATTGGAAATATCTG TGCTTGCCTCAAAAAATTTCGCAAACTATTCCAGTTCTGGGTGCTGGAAAAGTTTATGATCTTGAGGACACTAATGGTCAGCGGTGGCAAGTAACATTAGGCAATAAAGATGGTCACTTGGCTTTTAATAAGGGCTGGGATAAGTTTTATGCAGATCATGGCCTGAGAGAGGGATATAGTCTGGTATTCCACTTTATGGTGAAATCTCATTTTGTTGTTCAGATAATTGACAAAACTGGCTTGGAGAAGCGTATGTTCCCTTTAGAAAAtgggaaaaaaagaaagagaagtGAAATTGATGTGAATAGTAATGCAGTTGGAGAGTGCCAGAATCATTCTAATAAGCAGGGTTCAGTGTTTCCTGGCGTACCAGACTCTGAAGCTAGAATACATGGCCAACCAATGTCCAAGAATAACTCTTCAAGTGTAAAACCTGGAGATGGTATGTACCAGCATGTTGCATTAGGTGATAGTGATATTGAGCAAGTCTTCACGATTAACAGAGATTCTGGATACAAATGTGAAGAAGGCAGGAGTCCGATATTGGGTTTTATAAACTTGGAAATGCGGGGAGTTGATCCTGATGGAAGTAGTGATAAAAGAACTCATCCTTCTAATACGTCGGCAGCATGTAATGCAGCTGCAAGAATTTTAGATGAGAATCCTGTGTCTGCAAAGGTGGTGAGTGGGGAACCACCAGCGAAAGTGACTGCTCCTACATTCTTTAGCAATAGCAATGTCTCTCTAAAGAAGGAGAATGTGGCAGAAGTTGGCAATGATCATCTTGGTGACTATCAATCAGGCCTAGGGAAACAATCTGCCAAAGTAGCTGCTCCTACATATTGTGACAACAACAATGTCTATTTGAAGAGGGAGAACGTCGCAGAACTCCCTGCAAAAGCGACTGCTCCTACTTTCTCTAACAATAACAATCTCTATTTAAAGAGGGAGAACATGGCAGAAGTTGGCAATGATCGTCATGGTGACCATCAATCCGTTTTACCCACAGGAAACCGAGCTCAGTCACATTCAGAATGTAGGATCAAGAGTTCAACTACATCATTGAACAGAGTACAAATTGAGGAGGTCACAGGAAGTAAAAAACATTCAA GTGAGACAGTGACTTTACTAAAATCAGAGCGAATGGAGGTGGGAAAATCACCCAGTTGTGAGTTTATGAGCGTTG AAAAGTATCCCAAGTTTAAAGAAAGGTCTGATCAAATAATTGGCGGCGATGAAAAGAGTAATGAAATCCATAAAGCAGTTAAAGCTGAACCTGTTGATTCATATAATGACGAACGCCTGGATGCATCTGCTCTCACTTTTACTGTAATGGTAGGAAGCAAGGAGCTTTTG GAATTGCCAAAATCAGTTACATTGTGGACATGCATGGACAAGAAGGTAGTAAACCTTAAAGGTGGGGACAAAAGAGTTTGGCCTGTCCTTTACCATCAGAAGCTAGGTATTAAAGCTTTAACAAGCGGTTGGAAAAACTTTTTCTTGTCAAATAAACTGCGAATAGGAGATGAATGTACTTTTATACTTGAGAATGAAAGTGAGACCATATTTAGGATTGATGTTAAGCGTTAA
- the LOC108207342 gene encoding casein kinase II subunit beta-2 isoform X1, translating into MYSKRGVGVGSKTEMNRVSHNEDLKRIKQALDKRDRSRSSPKDNITINSATTKDQQQRLSILSAPSNTHPPAVEESETDSEDSDVSGSDGEDTSWISWFCNLRGNEFFCEVDDDYIQDDFNLCGLSSQVPYYDYALDLILDVESSHGDMFTEEQNELIESAAEMLYGLIHVRYILTTKGQAAMLEKYKNAEFGRCPRVYCCGQPCLPVGQSDIPRHCTVKIYCPKCEDIYTPRSRFQDNLDGAYFGTTFPHLFLMTYGHLKPQKTLQTYVPKVFGFKVHKP; encoded by the exons ATGTATAGCAAAAGAGGAGTTGGGGTGGGATCTAAGACGGAGATGAATCGGGTTTCGCATAACGAAGATTTGAAGCGAATTAAGCAAGCCCTTGACAAGCGTGACAGATCCAGATCCTCTCCCAAAGATAATATTACGATCAATTCTGCTACTACCAAAGATCAGCAGCAACGCCTTTCAATCTTGTCTGCTCCCAGTAACACCCACCCCCCAGCTG TGGAAGAATCAGAAACAGACAGTGAGGACTCAGATGTCAGCGGATCTGATGGGGAGGACACATCTTGGATATCCTGGTTTTGCAATTTAAGAGGGAATGAGTTCTTCTGTGAAGTTGATGATGATTACATCCAAGATGATTTTAACCTCTGTGGATTGAGTAGCCAAGTTCCATACTATGATTATGCTCTTGATTTGATTCTGGATGTTGAGTCCTCCCATG GCGATATGTTTACAGAGGAACAGAATGAGTTGATCGAGTCAGCGGCAGAGATGTTGTATGGTCTGATCCATGTGCGTTATATATTGACAACTAAAGGACAGGCTGCCATG TTGGAGAAATACAAGAATGCGGAGTTTGGTAGATGCCCCAGAGTTTACTGCTGTGGGCAACCCTGTTTACCTGTTGGCCAGTCAGATATTCCTCGGCATTGCACTGTAAAAATATACTGTCCAAAATGTGAAGATATATATACCCCTCGGTCCAGGTTTCAAGACA ATCTTGATGGAGCATATTTTGGGACAACATTTCCGCATCTTTTTCTTATGACGTATGGACACCTCAAACCGCAAAAAACGTTGCAGACCTATGTTCCTAAAGTATTTGGTTTCAAGGTTCACAAACCATGA
- the LOC108207342 gene encoding casein kinase II subunit beta-2 isoform X2 → MYSKRGVGVGSKTEMNRVSHNEDLKRIKQALDKRDRSRSSPKDNITINSATTKDQQQRLSILSAPSNTHPPAVEESETDSEDSDVSGSDGEDTSWISWFCNLRGNEFFCEVDDDYIQDDFNLCGLSSQVPYYDYALDLILDVESSHEEQNELIESAAEMLYGLIHVRYILTTKGQAAMLEKYKNAEFGRCPRVYCCGQPCLPVGQSDIPRHCTVKIYCPKCEDIYTPRSRFQDNLDGAYFGTTFPHLFLMTYGHLKPQKTLQTYVPKVFGFKVHKP, encoded by the exons ATGTATAGCAAAAGAGGAGTTGGGGTGGGATCTAAGACGGAGATGAATCGGGTTTCGCATAACGAAGATTTGAAGCGAATTAAGCAAGCCCTTGACAAGCGTGACAGATCCAGATCCTCTCCCAAAGATAATATTACGATCAATTCTGCTACTACCAAAGATCAGCAGCAACGCCTTTCAATCTTGTCTGCTCCCAGTAACACCCACCCCCCAGCTG TGGAAGAATCAGAAACAGACAGTGAGGACTCAGATGTCAGCGGATCTGATGGGGAGGACACATCTTGGATATCCTGGTTTTGCAATTTAAGAGGGAATGAGTTCTTCTGTGAAGTTGATGATGATTACATCCAAGATGATTTTAACCTCTGTGGATTGAGTAGCCAAGTTCCATACTATGATTATGCTCTTGATTTGATTCTGGATGTTGAGTCCTCCCATG AGGAACAGAATGAGTTGATCGAGTCAGCGGCAGAGATGTTGTATGGTCTGATCCATGTGCGTTATATATTGACAACTAAAGGACAGGCTGCCATG TTGGAGAAATACAAGAATGCGGAGTTTGGTAGATGCCCCAGAGTTTACTGCTGTGGGCAACCCTGTTTACCTGTTGGCCAGTCAGATATTCCTCGGCATTGCACTGTAAAAATATACTGTCCAAAATGTGAAGATATATATACCCCTCGGTCCAGGTTTCAAGACA ATCTTGATGGAGCATATTTTGGGACAACATTTCCGCATCTTTTTCTTATGACGTATGGACACCTCAAACCGCAAAAAACGTTGCAGACCTATGTTCCTAAAGTATTTGGTTTCAAGGTTCACAAACCATGA